From the genome of Fusarium oxysporum f. sp. lycopersici 4287 chromosome 3, whole genome shotgun sequence, one region includes:
- a CDS encoding hypothetical protein (At least one base has a quality score < 10), translating into MAMAMQPAYAYSAAPSRHRQYSSTSSAFSASAKPDEDWTKIPDPAERRRIQNRIAQRNYRKKLKRRLEDLERRASSSDDAESDKQPQKSAKSKQSLAAPRSQKPQPATPRRPIVSKGQFTPPMEPTDEPFFSGTYDDRARSDSPSQFTYSTYSVPDEILLAPYGFAQPYLAITAAHSHPNYMTMSAATLPSMTHFGDAIEVGDEGSTPYMPYGYMPPTDFNSGSPYEKVAPRVS; encoded by the exons ATGGCAATGGCTATGCAACCTGCCTACGCCTATTCGGCAGCCCCTTCACGTCACAGACAATACTCGAGTACGAGTAGTGCTTTCAGTGCTTCTGCCAAACCCGACGAGGACTGGACCAAGATCCCAGACCCCGCTGAGCGCCGGAGGATACAGAACCGCATTGCTCAGCGTAACTATC gcaagaagctcaagcgCCGTCTTGAAGACCTTGAGCGCCGTGCTAGTTCCTCTGACGATGCCGAGTCCGACAAGCAGCCACAGAAATCTGCAAAGTCGAAGCAATCCCTCGCCGCACCCAGATCTCAAAAACCGCAACCCGCAACTCCCAGAAGGCCTATTGTCTCCAAGGGTCAGTTCACTCCTCCCATGGAGCCTACTGACGAGCCTTTCTTCTCCGGCACCTACGATGATCGAGCTCGCTCAGATAGCCCTTCTCAGTTCACATACTCAACATACTCTGTTCCCGATGAGATCCTCCTCGCACCCTACGGTTTCGCTCAGCCATACCTAGCCATCACAGCCGCTCATAGCCACCCCAACTACATGACAATGTCTGCAGCGACACTCCCTTCCATGACACACTTTGGAGATGCCATTGAAGTGGGAGACGAAGGATCCACTCCTTACATGCCCTACGGTTACATGCCTCCCACGGACTTCAACTCTGGTAGCCCTTACGAGAAAGTCGCCCCTCGTGTTAGCTGA